A window of Paenibacillus sp. 19GGS1-52 contains these coding sequences:
- a CDS encoding bifunctional nitrate reductase/sulfite reductase flavoprotein subunit alpha produces MTTTKVKSVCPYCGVGCGIVLEVSDNRVVKVTGDKEHPANFGRLCTKGKTCAEALTESGRMESAYTRLSRKNELLSTGMDAAITETANRLRNILDQHGPDALSFYVSGQMSLEAQYLINKLAKGFVGTNNIESNSRLCMASAGSGYKLSLGSDGPPGSYQDMDQTNLFFVIGANMADCHPILFLRVMDRVKAGAKLIVVDPRRNTTADKATLYMQIKPGTDLALLNGILHLLVNNGHTDPDFIAEFTSGWEDMLDFLEDYTPDRVAEITGIPEADIRQAALWIGESPEWMTCWTMGLNQSTHGTWHTNAICNLHLATGTLCRPGSGPFSLTGQPNAMGGREMGYMGPGLPGQRSVLVEADRRFIENLWNIPQGTLRTEVGTGTVSMFQSMQAGDIKACWIICTNPVATVPNRKTVIAGLQQAELVITQDAFLDTETNRYADIMLPGALWSEGEGVMINSERNLTLLQKAVDPPGAALPDWQIIARVACEMGYAAAFSYTSTADVYQEIQQAWNPKTGYDIRGATYERLHETSMQWPCAPDSPSDRNPIRYLNNGVSQTLIAYADGSNPRLVFPTESGKGIFLARPYLPPAEMPDSEYSFVLNTGRLQHQWHTMTKTGKIPTLNKLNPGPFIEIHAEDAATLGITERDLVEVRSRRGFARLPAVITDRVRPGNSFAPFHWNDVFGDNLAINDVTNDAIDPLSFQPEFKFCAVSLVRAPMPSVEAEVKEESYMAQVDLLSSMLGIEPTSTLTLNDHEKIYISGFLASLRTKDSILTPGIPVLPPTAPFEPATRYWMDGLLAGMFSRTYLPDADLIPAPTLPASPESSTFSPAVESESKLPVTILWASQTGTVENAAISYAKKLQDSGHNIRLVNMNAYSIADLPKEHLVLFMASTFGAGDPPDNGEYFWQALNANNAPQLSGLRYTVLAFGDSSYDQFCGFGRNLDVRLEQLGAQRLLNRTDCDTDYEEQSESWLSAVELSLLESATNPASTGNHTLSDIISEPAAESTATVELMMENKYDRNHPLQTFILANRRLNKETSEKEIRQYVFNLKNTGLQFEAGDALGIWPTNCPELVDDILTAIKLDPSVPVRVKDHGEMPLTEAMLRHFEITHITLGMLQFVQEHSHSSILGELLKSENKAQLKKWLGGHQLVDLLQEFPVTTTAAEFIQYLKAMQPRLYSISSSPKAKPDEVHITVSTVRYEVNGKSRKGVCSTFLADHAEQHTEIPIFIQKAAHFRPPSNPDVPMIMVGPGTGVGPFRGFLQERQTIGAKGKNWLIFGEQRADSDFLFKDELETMQQEGFLHRLDTAFSRDQTQKIYVQHRMIEHGAELWAWLADGAHFYVCGDANKMAKEVDATLKKIILQHSGLNTDEVDDYVKEMSLSKRYSRDVY; encoded by the coding sequence ATGACCACTACAAAAGTGAAAAGCGTCTGCCCCTATTGCGGTGTTGGCTGTGGAATTGTGCTCGAAGTATCTGATAACCGTGTGGTCAAAGTCACAGGCGATAAAGAGCACCCTGCCAATTTCGGTAGATTGTGTACCAAAGGAAAAACTTGCGCCGAAGCCCTCACAGAATCTGGGCGAATGGAATCTGCGTATACACGTCTGTCACGAAAGAACGAACTGCTCAGTACCGGAATGGATGCTGCCATCACTGAAACTGCAAATCGCCTGCGTAATATCCTTGATCAACATGGCCCAGATGCCCTGTCCTTTTATGTGTCCGGCCAAATGTCCCTAGAGGCACAGTACTTGATCAACAAGCTAGCCAAGGGTTTCGTCGGTACGAACAACATTGAGTCCAATTCGCGCTTATGCATGGCGAGTGCCGGCAGCGGCTACAAGCTTTCACTTGGGTCGGATGGTCCACCAGGTTCTTATCAGGATATGGATCAAACGAACTTGTTCTTCGTCATTGGAGCCAACATGGCCGACTGTCATCCCATTCTGTTCCTGCGGGTCATGGATCGGGTCAAAGCAGGAGCCAAGCTGATCGTCGTAGACCCGCGCCGCAATACCACTGCGGATAAAGCAACTCTATATATGCAAATCAAACCTGGAACTGATCTCGCCCTGCTTAATGGTATTTTGCACTTGCTTGTCAACAATGGGCATACCGATCCGGACTTCATCGCTGAGTTTACCTCCGGTTGGGAGGATATGCTCGACTTTTTAGAAGACTATACGCCGGACCGTGTTGCCGAAATAACAGGGATTCCCGAAGCGGATATCCGCCAAGCCGCCTTATGGATCGGCGAGTCACCCGAGTGGATGACCTGCTGGACCATGGGGCTCAATCAAAGTACACATGGAACGTGGCATACGAATGCCATCTGCAACCTGCATTTGGCAACTGGGACGCTATGTCGTCCAGGCAGCGGCCCCTTCTCGCTCACCGGTCAACCGAATGCGATGGGCGGCCGGGAGATGGGGTACATGGGACCGGGCTTACCAGGGCAACGTTCGGTGTTAGTCGAAGCTGATCGTAGGTTTATCGAGAATTTGTGGAACATCCCTCAAGGCACGTTGAGGACCGAAGTAGGCACTGGCACCGTATCGATGTTTCAGAGTATGCAGGCTGGAGACATCAAAGCCTGTTGGATTATCTGTACGAATCCCGTGGCCACCGTTCCCAATCGGAAGACGGTCATCGCCGGCTTGCAACAGGCGGAACTGGTGATTACACAGGATGCATTTTTGGATACCGAGACTAACCGATATGCAGATATTATGCTGCCTGGCGCATTATGGTCGGAAGGCGAAGGCGTAATGATCAATTCCGAACGCAACTTAACCTTGCTGCAAAAGGCCGTTGATCCACCCGGAGCAGCATTGCCCGATTGGCAGATCATCGCTCGGGTAGCTTGTGAAATGGGCTACGCTGCCGCTTTTTCCTACACCTCTACGGCTGATGTCTATCAGGAAATCCAACAAGCCTGGAATCCCAAAACCGGGTATGACATCCGCGGGGCTACTTATGAACGGTTACACGAAACATCTATGCAATGGCCCTGCGCCCCGGACAGCCCAAGTGATCGAAATCCGATCCGCTATTTGAACAATGGGGTCAGTCAGACGCTCATAGCATATGCAGACGGCAGTAACCCACGCCTCGTATTTCCGACGGAAAGTGGAAAAGGGATTTTTCTGGCGCGTCCCTATTTACCACCCGCAGAGATGCCGGACAGCGAATATTCTTTTGTACTCAATACTGGGCGCCTGCAGCATCAATGGCACACCATGACCAAGACGGGTAAGATTCCTACCTTAAATAAGCTAAATCCGGGACCCTTTATCGAGATTCACGCCGAAGATGCCGCAACGCTTGGCATAACCGAGCGAGATCTTGTAGAAGTCCGCTCACGACGAGGTTTCGCTAGGCTGCCAGCGGTTATAACCGATAGGGTTCGTCCGGGCAACAGCTTTGCTCCCTTCCACTGGAATGATGTATTTGGCGACAATCTGGCCATAAACGACGTCACTAACGATGCGATCGATCCCCTATCCTTTCAGCCTGAATTTAAATTTTGTGCCGTTTCTCTTGTGCGAGCCCCCATGCCATCCGTCGAAGCTGAAGTGAAGGAGGAATCATATATGGCGCAAGTGGATTTGCTAAGCAGCATGCTAGGCATTGAACCTACTTCAACCCTGACGCTGAACGATCATGAGAAAATATACATTTCCGGATTCTTAGCCAGTTTGCGTACGAAGGATTCGATATTGACTCCGGGTATTCCCGTACTTCCTCCCACTGCACCTTTTGAACCGGCCACACGGTATTGGATGGATGGTTTGCTTGCGGGTATGTTCTCCCGCACCTATCTTCCTGATGCAGATCTCATTCCGGCACCTACACTACCAGCCTCACCAGAGTCCAGCACATTCTCGCCTGCAGTAGAGAGTGAGAGCAAGCTGCCTGTCACTATTCTTTGGGCCTCACAAACCGGAACGGTGGAAAATGCTGCAATCAGCTACGCCAAGAAGCTGCAGGATTCCGGTCATAACATACGGCTTGTAAATATGAATGCTTATTCCATAGCAGATCTCCCTAAGGAACATCTTGTCTTGTTCATGGCCAGCACCTTCGGTGCTGGTGATCCGCCAGACAACGGTGAATACTTCTGGCAGGCCCTAAACGCAAATAACGCGCCTCAATTATCCGGTCTTCGCTACACCGTTCTTGCGTTCGGCGATTCTAGTTATGATCAGTTCTGCGGATTCGGACGCAATCTTGATGTCCGATTGGAGCAGCTTGGCGCGCAGCGGCTCCTGAATCGCACCGATTGTGATACGGATTATGAAGAGCAAAGTGAATCGTGGCTCAGTGCGGTCGAGCTGTCATTACTCGAATCAGCTACTAATCCCGCTTCAACTGGGAATCACACTCTTAGCGATATCATATCGGAACCCGCTGCGGAATCTACTGCTACTGTCGAGCTTATGATGGAAAATAAATATGACCGCAATCATCCCCTTCAGACGTTTATCCTAGCCAATCGACGGCTGAACAAAGAGACCTCCGAGAAAGAAATACGCCAATATGTGTTCAACCTCAAAAACACCGGTCTGCAATTTGAAGCCGGTGATGCACTGGGCATATGGCCGACCAACTGTCCAGAGCTCGTCGATGATATTTTAACTGCCATCAAGCTTGATCCTTCCGTTCCAGTGAGAGTTAAAGACCATGGAGAGATGCCCCTCACCGAAGCGATGCTTCGGCACTTCGAGATTACTCATATCACACTCGGTATGCTTCAATTTGTTCAGGAACACTCGCACAGCAGCATATTGGGTGAGCTTCTTAAGAGTGAAAATAAAGCACAACTGAAGAAATGGCTAGGGGGGCATCAGCTGGTTGATCTACTACAGGAGTTTCCGGTAACTACCACTGCAGCGGAATTCATTCAATATCTCAAAGCTATGCAGCCGCGCTTGTACTCCATTTCATCAAGCCCGAAGGCTAAACCAGATGAGGTACATATAACCGTGTCAACCGTACGTTATGAAGTAAATGGAAAATCGCGCAAGGGTGTATGCTCCACGTTCCTCGCGGACCACGCCGAACAGCATACTGAAATTCCGATTTTCATTCAAAAGGCGGCCCATTTCCGCCCACCCTCCAATCCGGATGTACCGATGATCATGGTCGGACCGGGTACAGGAGTCGGCCCATTTCGCGGCTTCCTACAGGAGCGTCAAACCATCGGGGCCAAGGGCAAGAACTGGTTAATCTTTGGAGAACAGCGGGCGGATAGTGATTTCCTCTTCAAGGATGAGCTTGAGACGATGCAGCAAGAAGGCTTCTTACATCGTCTGGATACCGCCTTTTCACGTGACCAAACTCAAAAAATTTATGTTCAGCACCGCATGATTGAGCATGGAGCGGAGTTATGGGCATGGCTAGCAGACGGTGCACACTTTTATGTATGCGGAGATGCCAATAAGATGGCCAAAGAGGTCGATGCTACGCTTAAAAAAATCATTCTGCAGCATAGTGGGCTGAATACGGATGAGGTTGACGATTACGTGAAAGAGATGTCATTAAGCAAACGGTATTCGCGGGATGTATATTAG
- a CDS encoding helix-turn-helix transcriptional regulator: MKNRLEEIRKQRGIKQEELAEALEVSRQTIGSLENGRYNPSILLAFKISRYFKLNIEEIFIYEEE, translated from the coding sequence GTGAAGAATAGGCTCGAAGAAATAAGAAAGCAACGAGGCATCAAGCAAGAAGAACTTGCCGAAGCTTTGGAGGTTTCTAGACAAACCATAGGTTCACTTGAGAATGGACGGTATAATCCGTCGATCCTGCTTGCTTTCAAAATTTCCAGATATTTTAAACTGAATATTGAAGAAATTTTTATATATGAGGAGGAGTAG
- a CDS encoding MBL fold metallo-hydrolase produces MHIAKGIEMLEISVQVMGGSNTIYPTLLWDEETAVLVDTGYPGLLSKFKEVIEQSSIPWKRLHTIVITHQDVDHIGSLPAMLAEEDTVLNVLAHEMEKPYIEGEKMLLKHTLEALAAAAAMIPPHVPEEWRRAFLFTLSHPPKGRVDHTIGEGDILPVAGGITVIHTPGHSPGHLSLYHQESRTLIAADALTVLNGELHGPDVTATPDMATALHSLANLAAYDIDTVICYHGGLYRGDANRRIAELAQGLT; encoded by the coding sequence ATGCATATTGCCAAAGGAATAGAAATGTTAGAAATTTCAGTGCAAGTTATGGGAGGAAGCAACACCATTTACCCTACATTGCTCTGGGATGAGGAAACTGCTGTATTGGTAGATACCGGATATCCAGGCCTGCTGTCCAAATTCAAGGAGGTTATTGAACAATCCAGTATCCCTTGGAAACGACTGCACACAATTGTAATAACCCATCAGGATGTGGATCATATTGGCAGCTTGCCTGCCATGCTGGCAGAAGAGGATACCGTGCTGAATGTGCTAGCCCATGAAATGGAGAAGCCCTATATCGAGGGAGAGAAAATGCTGCTCAAACATACACTGGAGGCCTTAGCTGCAGCTGCAGCGATGATCCCACCTCATGTCCCGGAGGAATGGCGGCGGGCGTTCCTATTCACCTTGTCCCATCCTCCCAAAGGAAGAGTAGATCATACCATTGGAGAAGGTGACATTCTGCCTGTTGCCGGCGGGATTACAGTCATCCATACGCCTGGACACAGTCCTGGACATCTCAGCCTCTATCATCAGGAGAGCCGCACCCTTATTGCTGCTGATGCATTGACCGTCCTAAATGGCGAACTGCACGGACCAGATGTTACAGCTACACCAGATATGGCGACTGCACTTCACTCCCTAGCCAATCTTGCCGCTTATGACATCGATACTGTAATTTGCTATCACGGGGGATTGTATCGCGGAGACGCAAACCGCCGTATTGCTGAATTGGCTCAAGGGCTGACATAG
- a CDS encoding GNAT family N-acetyltransferase, whose protein sequence is MSDITASGLSFPEIKEEHLPEVLDIYNYYVLNTTVSFHTEPLCLADMRNSVLNGDVRFKSYAILREGELQGYVLITRHKNKQAYDASGEISIYLKPGCSGQGIGGSALRFIEERAVELEFHVLVATVCAENESSLKLFRKNGYEQSAYFKEIGTKFGRRLDIASYQKIIG, encoded by the coding sequence ATGAGTGATATAACTGCAAGTGGGCTGTCATTTCCCGAAATTAAGGAAGAGCATCTGCCAGAAGTGCTGGATATTTATAATTATTATGTGCTGAACACCACGGTTTCTTTTCATACAGAGCCTTTATGCTTAGCTGACATGCGGAATTCTGTACTAAATGGTGATGTCCGCTTTAAGTCTTACGCTATTCTCCGCGAGGGTGAGCTGCAAGGTTATGTGCTGATCACCAGACATAAGAACAAGCAGGCCTATGATGCCTCTGGGGAGATTAGCATCTATTTGAAGCCGGGCTGCAGTGGACAAGGAATAGGTGGAAGTGCGCTGCGGTTTATTGAAGAACGGGCAGTTGAATTGGAGTTTCATGTATTGGTGGCTACCGTATGCGCGGAGAACGAGAGCAGCCTGAAGCTTTTTCGAAAAAATGGATATGAGCAGAGCGCCTATTTCAAGGAAATTGGCACCAAATTCGGCAGAAGGCTGGATATTGCCAGCTACCAGAAAATCATCGGCTGA
- a CDS encoding protein tyrosine phosphatase has protein sequence MKILFVCSQNRWRSLTAEKIFQGVNGYEVRSAGTEDHARIKITEGHVGWADIIFVMEKKHARRIQDKFRSSLLNKRMICLNIPDDYQYMDEDLVGLLESSVSEYIELP, from the coding sequence ATCAAAATCCTGTTTGTGTGCAGCCAGAATAGATGGCGGAGTTTGACGGCGGAGAAGATTTTTCAAGGTGTTAACGGCTATGAGGTCAGATCAGCTGGAACAGAGGATCATGCGAGAATTAAGATAACCGAAGGACATGTAGGTTGGGCGGACATTATTTTTGTGATGGAGAAGAAGCATGCCAGAAGAATCCAGGATAAATTCAGAAGCAGTTTATTGAATAAGAGGATGATTTGCCTAAACATACCGGATGATTATCAATATATGGATGAAGATTTAGTGGGACTCCTTGAATCCAGCGTTTCAGAATATATCGAATTACCCTAA
- a CDS encoding VOC family protein, which translates to MTAATTLHPDFSIGLVQIRVSNLERSLAFYRNVVGLSVLRQAGREVEMTADGQSVLLILREIENAKVLRRNSVAGLYHFAILVPDRPSLGLVMRNLISTGIHVGQGDHLVSEALYIQDPDNNGIEIYRDRPRDSWEHDTEGHVQMATDPVDVDGLMAASAGLPWNGLPAGTVMGHVHFHVGDLGQAKAFYVDLLGFELTAHYGDAAMFISAGGYHHHIGLNIWAGQGAPAAPVDAAGIDYFTLFLPNEEERIAVVDRVRQAGYAVEDIDGVPAFRDPWNIGIRLIVKKL; encoded by the coding sequence ATGACAGCAGCTACAACTTTACATCCCGACTTTTCGATAGGTCTTGTGCAGATTAGAGTAAGTAATTTGGAGCGCTCATTAGCTTTTTATCGGAACGTTGTAGGTTTAAGTGTTCTGCGGCAGGCTGGACGCGAGGTGGAGATGACCGCTGACGGTCAGAGTGTGTTATTGATTCTGCGTGAGATTGAGAATGCTAAGGTGCTGCGTCGTAATTCGGTGGCAGGGTTATATCATTTTGCGATACTAGTTCCGGATCGTCCGAGTCTTGGGTTGGTCATGCGCAACCTGATTTCTACAGGTATTCATGTGGGGCAGGGAGATCATTTGGTTAGTGAAGCACTATATATTCAGGACCCTGATAATAACGGCATTGAAATTTACCGGGACCGTCCCCGGGATTCATGGGAACACGATACAGAAGGCCATGTGCAGATGGCTACGGACCCCGTCGATGTAGATGGACTGATGGCTGCTTCGGCAGGCTTGCCTTGGAATGGACTGCCAGCGGGGACCGTTATGGGGCATGTTCATTTTCACGTTGGTGATCTGGGCCAGGCTAAAGCGTTCTACGTTGATCTGTTAGGGTTTGAGCTTACCGCCCATTATGGGGATGCAGCTATGTTCATCTCGGCCGGAGGTTATCATCACCATATCGGTCTTAATATTTGGGCGGGTCAGGGTGCGCCAGCGGCCCCTGTAGATGCTGCGGGCATTGATTATTTCACTCTTTTCCTGCCTAATGAAGAAGAACGTATAGCTGTAGTAGATCGTGTGCGTCAGGCAGGATATGCTGTTGAAGATATTGACGGCGTACCCGCGTTTAGAGATCCTTGGAACATTGGGATTAGATTGATTGTAAAGAAACTATAA
- a CDS encoding Na+/H+ antiporter, which yields METFLAVLVLLGLIAVSNIVNRFIPFVPIPLIQIGLGVIVVLLPSGIHMSLEPELFLVLFIAPLLFNDGKRTPRNELWSLRAPILMLALGLVFATVFIAGYAIHWMIPTIPLPAAFALAAILSPTDAVAVSALAGRLHLPKSIHRILEGESLINDASGLVAFKFAIAATVTGVFSLRQATFSFILIAVGGLLAGALLAFLLIRLSVFIRRLGMEDVTIHMLLQILTPFIIYLVSEEIGVSGILAVVAGGVIHAIEKDRTISPQYKLQLVSASTWSVLLFILNGMVFLILGVSIPDVIEVIYRDDAVDNLLVVGYVLAITALLIVLRFLWVYLFSLWGSRLRKMEKVPMKSHLITSISGVRGAVTLAGAFSIPLVLGDGSSFPERDLIIFIAAGVILMSLLIASVFLPLLAGKEEAVADATLVGSEQAARSAVMNAGMTLLRSMMTEDKQDSALPALTEFTDQIKRLGSTEQNNTPLSEHFRQLVIKTRIIGLHAERKELNRLLEHTEIPAPVALKMEELLDHTEGFLASTLNSQIKISVTEVRRLFAGLFSGQREGDDVQQAVQYAESAKIAKIAMCRAAIEAVKSQLNADNQEASQQVMGKYEQIIARLRQGSDWTKDGLVDDQKLELKLKAIQEQRDKVQQLYEQGTINRKIAGKLRRYVDHLETSIWED from the coding sequence TTGGAGACATTTCTCGCTGTACTTGTGCTGCTGGGACTGATTGCAGTATCGAATATTGTGAACCGTTTTATTCCGTTCGTACCGATTCCACTGATCCAGATTGGCCTTGGCGTAATTGTCGTACTCTTACCCTCAGGCATTCATATGTCACTGGAGCCAGAACTGTTTCTGGTCTTATTTATCGCCCCGCTGCTGTTCAATGACGGAAAGCGGACACCCCGAAACGAGCTATGGAGCCTGCGTGCTCCGATCCTAATGTTGGCTCTTGGGCTGGTGTTCGCTACCGTCTTTATAGCCGGATATGCTATTCATTGGATGATCCCTACCATCCCCTTGCCCGCTGCGTTTGCGCTGGCGGCAATTCTCTCGCCTACTGATGCAGTTGCAGTAAGCGCACTAGCTGGAAGGCTGCATCTGCCCAAGAGTATTCACCGTATTCTGGAGGGCGAGTCACTGATAAATGACGCTTCAGGACTTGTGGCATTTAAGTTCGCCATTGCGGCAACAGTAACCGGGGTATTCTCTTTACGACAGGCGACTTTCAGCTTTATTCTCATAGCTGTAGGGGGATTGCTAGCCGGAGCACTACTGGCTTTCCTACTCATTCGCCTCAGTGTATTTATCCGCAGACTGGGGATGGAGGATGTCACGATCCATATGCTGCTGCAAATCCTGACTCCGTTCATTATTTATTTGGTCAGTGAGGAAATTGGAGTATCCGGCATATTGGCAGTTGTTGCTGGTGGTGTGATCCATGCGATCGAGAAAGACCGCACCATATCTCCGCAGTACAAGCTGCAATTAGTCTCGGCCAGTACCTGGTCGGTCCTGCTGTTTATACTGAATGGGATGGTTTTTCTCATCCTTGGTGTATCCATTCCTGACGTGATTGAAGTGATCTATCGCGATGATGCGGTGGATAACCTGTTGGTGGTCGGTTATGTCTTGGCGATTACTGCGCTGCTGATTGTGCTGCGATTCCTTTGGGTGTATCTTTTCTCCTTGTGGGGAAGCCGTTTGCGAAAAATGGAGAAGGTGCCCATGAAATCACATCTGATCACCTCGATCTCGGGTGTGCGGGGAGCGGTTACCTTAGCGGGTGCGTTCTCAATTCCTCTGGTGCTGGGTGACGGTTCTTCTTTTCCAGAACGCGATCTAATCATCTTCATTGCCGCAGGTGTTATTCTGATGTCGCTGCTGATTGCCAGTGTCTTCTTACCGCTGCTCGCAGGCAAGGAAGAGGCTGTGGCTGATGCCACTCTCGTGGGTTCGGAGCAAGCTGCCAGGTCGGCTGTAATGAATGCCGGGATGACACTGCTGCGAAGCATGATGACGGAAGACAAGCAGGATTCGGCATTGCCTGCGCTGACAGAGTTCACGGACCAAATCAAGAGACTAGGCAGCACGGAGCAGAATAATACTCCCTTGTCGGAGCATTTCCGCCAATTGGTGATTAAGACCCGAATCATTGGGCTGCATGCTGAGCGCAAAGAGTTGAATCGTCTACTAGAGCATACCGAGATCCCGGCTCCGGTAGCGCTGAAGATGGAAGAGTTGCTCGATCATACTGAAGGTTTTCTGGCCAGCACCCTGAACTCGCAAATTAAAATCTCTGTAACAGAGGTTCGGCGGCTATTCGCCGGCCTATTCTCAGGCCAGCGTGAGGGAGACGATGTACAGCAGGCCGTTCAATACGCTGAAAGTGCCAAAATTGCCAAGATAGCGATGTGCAGAGCGGCTATTGAAGCTGTTAAAAGCCAGTTGAACGCGGATAATCAGGAAGCCTCTCAGCAGGTTATGGGCAAATATGAGCAGATAATTGCCAGACTGAGACAGGGAAGCGACTGGACGAAGGATGGACTGGTAGATGACCAGAAGCTTGAACTGAAGCTGAAAGCCATTCAGGAGCAGCGGGATAAGGTTCAGCAGTTGTATGAGCAAGGGACGATTAACCGTAAAATCGCCGGCAAGCTGCGCCGGTATGTGGATCATTTGGAAACGTCAATATGGGAGGATTAA
- a CDS encoding nitrate/nitrite transporter has product MEAKSFRKSGHFPSLVSAFLYFDVSFMIWVMCGALSLYITKDFGLSDTQKATMVAIPILGGSFFRIPMGILADRIGCKKAGLIGMALSIVPLLWGWLGGTSLLQVQSIGFLLGFAGASFAVALSLASRWYPPQYQGLAMGIAGAGNSGTALATFFGPQIAQAYGWHNVFGIAIIPLVLVIIVFAVLVKDAPNAPAPKTLKDYLSVLKFADTWWFSIFYAITFGGFVGFASYASIFFYDVYGDNVHAGGITKIQVGYLVTITVIAGSFFRPIGGWIADKIGGMRFLTMLFGIISVCAFAIATMPDSFLLMLLYTSVMMACLGMGNGSVFQIVPQRFSKEIGVITGFVGAAGGLGGYLLPKYILGPLKESTGSHVTGFLVIGSIVLVTTMVFYAVTRSWKKSWATKESGVNF; this is encoded by the coding sequence ATGGAAGCAAAAAGTTTTCGGAAATCAGGCCATTTTCCAAGTTTGGTGTCAGCTTTTCTGTATTTTGATGTAAGCTTTATGATTTGGGTAATGTGTGGAGCTTTGTCACTCTATATCACCAAGGATTTCGGTTTGTCGGATACTCAGAAAGCGACAATGGTCGCCATCCCCATATTGGGTGGTTCCTTCTTCCGAATACCGATGGGAATATTAGCGGACCGTATTGGCTGTAAAAAAGCAGGCCTTATCGGAATGGCGCTCTCCATTGTCCCTCTGCTCTGGGGCTGGTTAGGCGGCACTAGCTTGCTTCAAGTTCAATCCATCGGATTCTTGCTCGGATTCGCAGGTGCGAGCTTTGCCGTAGCGCTTTCCTTGGCTAGTCGCTGGTATCCACCACAATATCAAGGGCTGGCTATGGGCATTGCCGGAGCGGGAAACAGTGGTACTGCGCTAGCTACCTTTTTCGGACCGCAGATCGCCCAGGCTTACGGATGGCATAATGTTTTTGGCATCGCAATCATTCCTTTGGTCCTTGTCATTATTGTGTTTGCAGTTTTAGTCAAGGATGCACCAAACGCCCCTGCACCTAAAACCTTGAAGGATTACCTCAGTGTATTAAAATTTGCGGATACCTGGTGGTTCTCCATTTTCTACGCGATTACATTTGGCGGGTTTGTCGGATTTGCCAGCTACGCTAGTATTTTCTTCTACGATGTGTACGGTGATAATGTTCACGCCGGTGGTATAACCAAAATACAGGTCGGTTACCTCGTTACCATTACAGTTATAGCAGGCAGCTTCTTTCGGCCGATAGGTGGTTGGATTGCCGACAAAATTGGTGGTATGCGCTTCTTGACGATGTTGTTCGGTATCATTTCAGTATGTGCATTTGCCATTGCTACAATGCCTGATTCCTTCCTATTAATGCTTCTTTATACAAGTGTTATGATGGCTTGCCTCGGTATGGGAAACGGCTCGGTATTCCAGATAGTTCCGCAACGTTTCTCCAAGGAGATTGGAGTCATTACCGGCTTCGTCGGAGCTGCAGGTGGTTTAGGCGGATATTTATTGCCCAAGTACATACTGGGTCCACTAAAAGAATCTACTGGCTCTCACGTGACTGGATTTCTGGTTATAGGTTCCATCGTTTTAGTAACAACAATGGTATTCTACGCTGTAACCCGCTCTTGGAAAAAGTCTTGGGCTACCAAGGAATCTGGAGTTAACTTCTAA